A single window of Dendropsophus ebraccatus isolate aDenEbr1 chromosome 5, aDenEbr1.pat, whole genome shotgun sequence DNA harbors:
- the PCID2 gene encoding PCI domain-containing protein 2 yields MAHITINQYLQQVAEVIEAKNGSMCAELVSFRHAHIANPRLQLSNPEDKCQQMLEPPYDEMFAAHLRCTYAVSNHDFVEAYECQAVVVQSFLKIFQAHKEENWALPIMYAITLDLRNFANSADQQLARKGKGKIGDMLEKAAELLMSCFRVCASDTRAAFDDSKKWGMLFLVNQLFKIYFKISKLHLCKPLIRAIESSNFKEEYSISQRVTYKYYVGRKAMFDSEFKKAEEYLSFAFRNCLRSCQKNKRMTLIYLLPVKMLLGHMPTIQLLKKYDLMQFAEVTKAVCEGNLLLLTEALTKHETFFIRCGIFLILEKLKIITFRNLFKKVYLLLRTHQLSLDAFLVALKFMQVEDVDIDEVNCIIANLIYMGHIKGYISHQHQKLVVSRQNPFPPLSTII; encoded by the exons ATGGCGCATATCACCATTAATCAATATTTGCAACAG GTGGCAGAGGTTATAGAAGCAAAAAATGGCAGTATGTGTGCAGAACTGGTTTCCTTTAGACATGCACACATCGCAAACCCAAGACTGCAG TTGTCTAACCCAGAAGACAAATGTCAACAGATGTTGGAACCTCCCTACGATGAAATGTTTGCAGCTCACTTAAG ATGCACTTATGCGGTTTCCAACCATGATTTTGTGGAGGCATACGAATGCCAAGCTGTCGTAGTTCA atcatttttgaaaatttttcagGCCCATAAAGAAGAAAATTG GGCATTGCCTATTATGTATGCTATTACTCTGGATTTAAGGAATTTTGCCAATAGc GCCGATCAACAACTAGCAAGAAAAGGCAAAGGGAAAATTGGAGATATGCTTGAAAAAGCTGCAGAACTATTAATGAGCTGCTTCCGAGTGTGCGCCAGTGACAC CCGTGCAGCCTTTGATGACTCAAAGAAGTGGGGAATGTTATTTCTGGTCAATCAACTTTTCAAAATTTATTTTAAG ATCAGTAAACTTCACTTATGCAAGCCCTTGATCAGAGCAATTGAGAGCTCCAACTTTAAGGAAGAATATTCCATTTCACAGAGGGTCACTTACAAATATTATGTCGGCCGGAAAGCAATGTTTGACAGCGAGTTTAAAAAAG CTGAGGAATATCTATCATTTGCCTTCAGGAACTGTCTTCGCTCCTGCCAGAAAAACAAAAGAATGACTCTCATATATTTGCTGCCTGTGAAAATGCTCCTG GGTCATATGCCAACCATTCAGCTGCTGAAAAAATATGACCTGATGCAATTTGCAGAAGTGACAAAGGCCGTTTG TGAAGGGAATCTATTACTGCTGACGGAGGCTTTAACCAAACATGAAACCTTTTTCATCCGTTGTGGCATCTTTCTGATTCTGGAGAAACTGAAGATAATCACATTCAGGAATCTTTTTAAGAAAGT ATACTTGTTACTCCGGACGCATCAACTCTCTCTTGACGCCTTTCTTGTTGCCCTAAAATTTATGCAAGTGGAGGATGTGGATATTGATGAAGTGAATTGTATCATAGCTAATCTGATCTACATG GGACACATTAAAGGCTACATCTCTCATCAGCATCAAAAGCTTGTGGTCAGCAGGCAGAATCCCTTTCCTCCCCTGTCAACGATCATTTAA